One Ricinus communis isolate WT05 ecotype wild-type chromosome 7, ASM1957865v1, whole genome shotgun sequence genomic region harbors:
- the LOC8259689 gene encoding uncharacterized protein LOC8259689 — translation MSGFCARGKRVTDPLDDDAKARLIGGQLSYGTSGSEHSADDDSPCLSELVHGFLEVDEDLETQSYTYDSDSDRVDSVSDCAVDAVKSLCVTTEMDLYRNLLLSHVLKGVEMFSLWRNQKPVLRRKVMSFLRELGHNAAICKTKWDSSGGLNAGNYEFIDAVVLSNRYIIDLDFASQFEIARPTKEYWKQVQSLPIVFVGKNEDLKRIIKVMSDAAKRSLKSRDLSLPPWRKNRYMQNKWLGPYCRTSNHHQISSNPTMIGAAGNGVKCRLVGFDDAVNSGLFVRTR, via the coding sequence ATGTCTGGTTTTTGTGCGAGAGGGAAGCGAGTCACTGATCCTCTTGACGACGATGCAAAAGCTCGACTGATTGGCGGCCAACTCAGTTACGGAACTAGCGGCAGCGAACACTCAGCTGATGATGACTCACCTTGCTTATCTGAACTTGTTCATGGCTTTCTCGAGGTCGATGAAGATCTCGAAACACAGTCGTACACTTATGACTCGGATTCTGATCGAGTTGACTCAGTTTCGGATTGTGCGGTAGATGCTGTGAAATCACTCTGTGTTACTACTGAAATGGATTTGTATAGAAATCTGCTGCTATCTCATGTTCTGAAAGGAGTGGAAATGTTTTCGTTGTGGAGAAATCAAAAACCAGTGTTGAGACGTAAAGTGATGTCGTTTTTGAGAGAATTAGGCCACAATGCAGCTATTTGCAAAACCAAATGGGACTCCTCAGGCGGACTAAATGCAGGAAACTACGAGTTTATAGACGCCGTAGTTTTATCAAACAGGTACATAATCGATCTTGATTTCGCTTCACAATTTGAGATCGCGAGACCAACAAAGGAATACTGGAAGCAAGTGCAGTCTTTGCCTATAGTTTTTGTTGGTAAAAATGAAGACTTGAAGAGAATAATTAAAGTTATGAGCGACGCAGCTAAGAGATCCTTGAAGAGTAGAGATCTTTCACTTCCTCCTTGGAGAAAAAACCGTTACATGCAAAACAAATGGCTCGGTCCGTACTGTCGGACCTCCAATCATCATCAAATATCGAGTAACCCCACCATGATCGGAGCAGCCGGTAACGGAGTCAAGTGTCGTCTCGTTGGATTTGACGACGCTGTAAATAGTGGATTGTTTGTCCGTACTAGATAA